In Uranotaenia lowii strain MFRU-FL chromosome 2, ASM2978415v1, whole genome shotgun sequence, one genomic interval encodes:
- the LOC129747658 gene encoding microsomal glutathione S-transferase 1-like, producing the protein MANLFDSIDPEVFKSYIFWSAVLVIKMMLMSVLTGSQRHKKHAFANPEDAKTVKGGKLNTNDPDVERVRRAHLNDLENITPFLAIGFLYLLTGPSATVAINLFRLVGISRIVHTLVYAVFVIPQPARGIAWMLAYGSTLYMAVKTALAFL; encoded by the exons ATGGCAAATCTTTTCGACTCAATTGACCCGGAGGTGTTCAAATCCTACATCTTTTGGTCGGCTGTTCTCGTCATTAAGATGATGCTGATGTCCGTTCTTACCGGAAGTCAACGTCATAAGAAACAC GCCTTCGCCAATCCTGAAGACGCCAAAACAGTAAAGGGTGGTAAACTCAACACCAACGATCCGGATGTTGAACGAGTTCGACGGGCCCATCTGAACGATCTGGAGAACATTACTCCGTTCCTGGCGATTGGTTTCCTGTATCTTTTGACCGGACCAAGTGCAACGGTGGCCATCAATCTATTCCGATTGGTGGGAATTTCTCGAATTGTTCACACCCTAGTCTATGCAGTATTCGTGATTCCACAGCCGGCCCGTGGAATTGCCTGGATGTTGGCCTACGGAAGCACTCTCTACATGGCCGTCAAAACTGCGCTGGCTTTCCTGTGA